The Mauremys reevesii isolate NIE-2019 linkage group 1, ASM1616193v1, whole genome shotgun sequence genome has a segment encoding these proteins:
- the LOC120385073 gene encoding putative cation exchanger C521.04c yields the protein MSGESEPGRRRRYTHDTFDFPKEFEHRVDPHRRGSLCDRHCAAINNTHGDLGDMHSGSHQHSIMTPRILPVISTPACCQHLSDEAQICDGCLVKTTITAENEVEANKLSNNYKFGFKKWKSHVTARPWEDRSEIVKELYSDLNVVKSPRGSTVTCGNILYLLLFGWWLSLLYLLVSALMFLTVLGAPYGKLCWDLTGYFLWPFGKVIQKTRTYSRKCSIKFNKCEVISEVNEAKESTPLLSRHEGAPGTQQEPGSHADATHWRRVSTYIWLLLGYPVLALAHGLVCFIAWLLVFIIPIAKMNARTVTKVLLLAPEHVHVQRMRKTEVPLEAEVILCCYRAVNAYYYKYAVDGINVFAVNLLPLVIVTLVLGYVDSHNRFTSSLVKFTLSLLSIMPLSYYIGMAIASISAQSNFAVGAVVNASFGSIIELTFYITALIKGSREGNKCYEEIVKSALTGTLLGCVLLVPGLCMVIGGIRHQEQRFNSRSAGVSSALLFLSVGGVFAPTLFSKVYGRLVCGECQNITQSPAGHYLCQNCHFDLMENNGTLYYKHVQPLVYTVSLVLPAAYIIGLFFTLKTHSHIYDIHISDCHMPGHHHSAVVHWSRCRALIILLLSTLCMSACADLATEHISPILTNSTVSQYFIGVTVLAMVPELPELVNGIQFALQNNLSLSIEIGSCIAVQVCMLQIPILVLFTIFYPTGFILVFSDLHVYSSMFSVVLMNYIFMDGKCDYFQGTVLVMVYIILLAVYFFAPSPAGC from the exons ATGTCCGGCGAGTCGGAGCCCGGCCGCCGCCGGCGCTACACCCACGACACCTTCG ATTTCCCCAAGGAATTTGAGCACCGGGTCGACCCTCATCGGCGAGGGTCGCTGTGTGACCGGCACTGTGCTGCCATTAACAACACCCATGGAGACCTTGGGGACATGCATTCGGGATCCCATCAGCACAGCATTATGACCCCCAGGATACTGCCAG TGATCTCCACGCCGGCCTGCTGCCAGCACCTGTCTGACGAGGCGCAAATTTGTGACGGCTGCCTGGTGAAAACCACCATCACAGCAGAAAACGAGGTAGAAGCCAACAAACTCTCCAACAACTACAAG TTTGGCTTTAAGAAATGGAAGAGCCACGTGACAGCCAGGCCTTGGGAAGACCGGTCGGAAATCGTGAAAGAGCTCTACTCCGATCTGAACGTCGTGAAAAGCCCCAGAG GTTCCACAGTCACATGTGGGAACATCCTCTACCTGCTGCTGTTCGGTTGGTGGCTGTCCCTCCTCTATCTCCTGGTCTCTGCCCTGATGTTCCTCACAGTACTGGGAGCGCCATACG GGAAGCTGTGCTGGGACCTCACTGGGTATTTCCTCTGGCCATTTGGAAAAGTGATTCAGAAG ACCAGGACGTACTCTCGAAAGTGCAGCATCAAGTTCAACAAATGTGAAGTCATCTCGGAGGTGAACGAGGCGAAGGAGAGCACCCCTCTGCTCAGCCGCCACGAGGGGGCGCCCGGCACTCAGCAGGAGCCCGGCAGCCACGCGGACGCCACACACTGG CGGCGTGTCAGCACTTACATCTGGCTCCTGCTGGGCTACCCGGTCCTCGCTCTGGCCCACGGCCTGGTCTGCTTCATCGCCTGGCTCCTCGTGTTCATCATCCCCATTGCCAAGATGAACGCTCGGACCGTCACCAAagtcctgctcctggccccagagcACGTGCACGTCCAGCGGATGAGGAAG ACAGAAGTGCCGCTGGAGGCCGAAGTGATTCTGTGCTGCTACCGGGCTGTTAATGCCTATTACTACAAATACGCCGTGGATGGGATCAACGTCTTCGCCGTCA ACCTGCTGCCACTCGTGATTGTGACTCTGGTTCTGGGCTACGTGGACAGCCACAACCGTTTCACCAGCTCTCTTGTGAAGTTCACCCTCTCGCTGCTCTCCATCATGCCCCTCTCCTACTACATCGGCATGGCCATCGCCAG TATTTCAGCTCAGAGTAACTTTGCGGTGGGGGCTGTGGTGAATGCCTCCTTTGGCTCCATCATAGAGCTGACCTTCTACATCACGGCGCTGATCAAGGGTTCCCGGGAAGGGAACAAGTGTTACGAGGAGATTGTGAAGTCGGCCTTGACGGGGACCCTGCTGGGCTGTGTCCTCCTCGTGCCG GGCTTGTGCATGGTGATTGGAGGCATCCGCCACCAGGAGCAGAGGTTTAACAGCCGATCGGCAGGCGTCAGCTCTGCCCTGCTCTTCCTCTCCGTGGGAG GTGTGTTTGCTCCAACTCTGTTCTCCAAAGTCTATGGGAGGCTGGTCTGCGGCGAATGCCAGAACATTACCCAGAGTCCAGCAGGACACTACCTCTGCCAGAACTGCCACTTTGACCTG ATGGAGAACAATGGCACCCTGTACTACAAACACGTCCA GCCCCTGGTGTACACGGTGTCCCTCGTGCTTCCTGCTGCCTACATCATCGGCCTCTTCTTCACCCTGAAGACTCACTCGCACATCTACGACATTCACATCAGCGACTGCCACA TGCCCGGTCACCATCACAGCGCCGTGGTCCACTGGTCCCGCTGCAGGGCTCTGATCATTCTCCTGCTCTCCACCCTGTGCATGTCGGCCTGCGCTGACCTAGCCACGGAGCACATCAGCCCCATCCTCACTAACTCCACCGTGTCTCAG TATTTCATTGGGGTGACCGTGCTGGCTATGGTGCCCGAGCTCCCGGAGCTGGTCAATGGAATCCAGTTTGCCCTGCAGAACAACCTGAGCTTGAG TATTGAGATTGGGAGCTGTATTGCTGTCCAGGTCTGCATGTTGCAGATACCCATCCTGGTGCTCTTCACTATCTTCTAC CCTACAGGTTTCATACTTGTCTTCAGTGATCTCCATGTCTACTCCAGCATGTTCAGCGTGGTTCTCATGAACTACATCTTCATGGATGGCAAGTGCGACTACTTCCAAG GTACAGTGCTGGTGATGGTCTACATCATCCTCCTAGCTGTGTATTTCTTTGCTCCTtcccctgctggctgctga